A single region of the Changchengzhania lutea genome encodes:
- a CDS encoding CDP-alcohol phosphatidyltransferase family protein has translation MLTFKNFNIADWFSFYRIFAAPFLLVLIGFDLRLVFSWLLLISYCTDAIDGFLARKLKIVSPRGSQLDSFGDQVTLIVGLIGLFYFETNFIKTNLVLILIVFIPYIIQMVIAYLKYGRATAFHTYLAKLSAIIQSIFILTSLFYGPEYSLFYIMIAIGLLETFEEITLIFMYDNWASDVKSILWALRDKRRLKKKS, from the coding sequence ATGCTCACATTCAAAAATTTTAATATTGCTGATTGGTTTTCATTCTACAGAATATTTGCTGCTCCTTTTTTATTAGTGCTAATTGGGTTCGATTTACGTTTAGTTTTCTCATGGCTGCTTTTAATAAGTTATTGTACAGATGCTATTGATGGTTTTTTGGCAAGAAAATTAAAAATAGTAAGTCCCAGAGGGTCTCAACTCGATTCATTTGGTGACCAAGTAACACTTATTGTTGGGCTAATTGGGCTGTTTTATTTTGAAACTAACTTCATAAAAACAAATCTTGTACTAATTCTTATTGTTTTTATACCCTACATTATTCAAATGGTAATTGCATATCTTAAATATGGCAGAGCAACTGCTTTTCATACCTATTTAGCAAAACTATCGGCTATTATACAAAGTATATTTATTCTAACATCACTTTTTTATGGACCAGAATACAGTTTGTTTTATATTATGATTGCGATTGGACTTTTAGAAACCTTTGAAGAAATAACCCTTATATTTATGTACGATAATTGGGCCTCGGATGTAAAAAGCATTTTGTGGGCTTTGCGCGATAAACGGCGATTAAAAAAGAAGTCATAA
- a CDS encoding heavy metal translocating P-type ATPase, with product MVDKKENPHNHSQNQIFGKNTELYFAILCGVFLLTGFLVEKLTDFNNYVSLSSYLIAYFFGGFYISIEATNKIAKGGFDIDFLMIAAAAGAAYIGSWTEGALLLFLFSLGHALEHYAMNKAKKSIEALGDLSPKTALVKNNGKLKDIPIENLRINDIIVVKPNTKIAADGVIISGSSSINQAPITGESMPVDKTYIQDSSNLPGFKEIDKKHIVFTGTINGDGSLEVLVLKLTQDSTVSRLIKMVSEVETQKSPTQRLTKKFEKWYVPIVILIVFLLCFAYLIIDEDFKTSLYRAITVLVAASPCALAISTPSAVLSGIARAAQKGVLIKGGKALEDLGEITTIAFDKTGTLTEGKPKLTNVMPINNFDKNLFVELVLEVESLSNHPLAKAIVKDIKAQYSIESQNKASNVNAIQGKGIKASYDGKQVFIGNVKLMEDSSIKVDDDIISKMKNLLENGHTVMLVAYKKEIIGLISVMDTPRKAATTTLKRLKEIGIKHMVMLTGDHQNVGNAIAKQIGLTEAKGNLLPEDKVTAIKSLLQRYGKIAMVGDGVNDAPAMALSTVSVAMGAAGSDVALETADVALMSDKIENLPFVIGLSRESKRIIKQNIFISLGVVVLLVPVTILGLTNIGLAVAFHEGSTLVVVINALRLLRFNKN from the coding sequence ATGGTAGATAAAAAGGAAAACCCTCATAACCACTCGCAGAATCAAATCTTTGGAAAAAACACAGAACTTTATTTTGCAATCCTTTGCGGGGTTTTCCTTTTAACAGGATTTCTAGTTGAAAAGTTAACCGATTTTAATAATTACGTTTCTTTATCAAGTTATCTCATCGCTTATTTTTTTGGAGGCTTTTATATAAGCATTGAAGCTACAAATAAAATCGCTAAAGGTGGTTTTGATATCGATTTTTTGATGATTGCTGCTGCTGCAGGAGCGGCATACATTGGTAGTTGGACCGAAGGGGCTTTACTCCTATTTCTTTTTAGTCTTGGGCATGCCTTAGAGCATTATGCCATGAATAAGGCTAAAAAATCTATTGAAGCTTTGGGTGACTTATCCCCAAAAACAGCCTTGGTTAAAAATAACGGTAAATTAAAAGACATCCCCATAGAAAATCTGCGTATCAATGATATTATCGTTGTGAAGCCCAATACAAAAATTGCAGCAGATGGTGTTATTATTAGCGGAAGCAGTAGTATAAACCAGGCGCCAATAACAGGTGAAAGCATGCCCGTTGATAAAACATATATTCAAGACTCAAGCAATTTACCAGGATTTAAAGAGATCGACAAAAAACATATCGTTTTTACAGGAACAATTAATGGCGATGGAAGTCTTGAAGTATTAGTACTTAAACTAACTCAAGATTCTACCGTTTCAAGGTTAATTAAAATGGTAAGTGAAGTTGAAACACAAAAATCGCCTACACAAAGGCTTACAAAAAAATTCGAGAAATGGTATGTCCCAATCGTCATACTCATCGTTTTCCTTTTGTGTTTTGCATATTTAATTATTGACGAAGATTTTAAAACCAGTTTATACAGAGCCATAACCGTTTTAGTAGCAGCAAGTCCTTGTGCGTTGGCTATTTCAACACCTAGTGCCGTATTAAGTGGTATTGCAAGAGCAGCTCAAAAAGGCGTGCTCATTAAAGGAGGAAAAGCCTTAGAAGATTTGGGTGAGATCACAACAATAGCATTTGATAAAACGGGAACTTTAACTGAAGGAAAACCAAAACTCACCAATGTAATGCCTATCAATAATTTTGATAAAAATCTTTTTGTTGAGCTCGTGCTTGAAGTGGAAAGTTTGAGTAATCATCCACTCGCAAAGGCGATAGTAAAGGACATTAAAGCACAATACAGTATCGAGTCCCAAAATAAAGCGTCCAACGTTAATGCCATTCAAGGAAAAGGAATTAAAGCTAGTTATGATGGCAAACAAGTATTTATAGGAAATGTCAAGTTGATGGAAGACTCTAGTATAAAGGTCGATGATGATATCATTTCTAAAATGAAGAACCTTTTGGAAAACGGACATACTGTAATGCTTGTAGCATATAAAAAAGAGATTATAGGCTTAATAAGTGTTATGGATACACCGCGAAAAGCGGCAACAACCACTTTAAAGCGATTAAAAGAAATAGGCATTAAACATATGGTAATGCTTACTGGAGACCATCAAAATGTCGGTAATGCTATTGCCAAACAAATAGGCCTTACCGAAGCCAAAGGTAATTTGCTACCTGAAGATAAAGTAACGGCAATAAAATCACTATTACAACGCTACGGTAAAATTGCTATGGTTGGCGATGGTGTGAATGATGCACCAGCAATGGCATTAAGCACTGTTAGTGTCGCTATGGGAGCAGCTGGAAGCGATGTTGCTTTAGAAACTGCAGATGTGGCATTAATGTCTGATAAAATTGAAAATTTACCCTTTGTAATAGGATTAAGTAGAGAATCGAAACGCATAATAAAACAGAATATCTTCATAAGTTTAGGAGTTGTAGTATTGCTAGTTCCCGTTACCATTCTAGGTCTTACAAACATTGGTTTAGCAGTCGCTTTTCATGAAGGCTCTACCTTAGTAGTAGTTATCAACGCTTTAAGATTGCTTCGTTTTAATAAGAATTAA
- a CDS encoding DUF6799 domain-containing protein, whose translation MTKMIFLVLLIVLGTTTLKAQDQDRDRDRVMLVDGDVLQIKDRDQIRLKDKITLNDGTVVNPDGTYQTRDRIRLQLKDGECLDNDGIKYRNEYQYRYKVQQENKGLSQAQIQERNQNRYQIMVMDGEAYQIKNLSQNQIRQQLKLNDGVVVNPDGTYQTKNRKQLRLQDGECLNMDGNMFKSTLQHRKMIAKKPMMKNKIQKKSVIKKQAKKKGAS comes from the coding sequence ATGACAAAAATGATTTTTTTAGTACTGCTTATCGTTTTAGGCACTACCACATTAAAGGCCCAAGATCAAGATCGCGACCGCGACCGTGTTATGTTAGTTGATGGCGATGTTTTACAAATTAAGGATCGCGATCAAATTCGGTTAAAAGACAAAATTACATTGAATGATGGCACCGTAGTAAATCCAGATGGCACTTATCAAACCAGAGATCGTATTCGTTTACAATTAAAAGATGGCGAATGTTTAGATAATGATGGTATAAAATACCGTAATGAATATCAATACCGCTATAAAGTTCAACAAGAAAATAAAGGCTTATCACAAGCACAAATTCAAGAACGAAACCAAAACAGATATCAAATTATGGTTATGGATGGTGAAGCTTATCAAATTAAAAACCTATCTCAAAATCAAATTCGCCAACAGTTAAAACTTAATGATGGCGTTGTTGTAAATCCAGACGGTACTTACCAAACAAAAAATCGTAAGCAACTACGTCTTCAAGATGGTGAATGCTTAAATATGGATGGAAACATGTTTAAAAGCACACTTCAGCATCGTAAAATGATTGCAAAAAAACCTATGATGAAAAATAAGATTCAAAAAAAATCAGTAATTAAAAAGCAAGCCAAGAAAAAAGGAGCTTCTTAA
- a CDS encoding DNA-binding protein — protein MKRSTFKTLLFLVVIVLSANTDVFAQQRNTGWGRNSNYGRLFNPKTVKTLTGTVESIDRVLYDEKMSYGIHLKVKTKSETISVHLGPAWFVDNQDIQFIKGDKIIITGSRIIYKNAPTIIVMRAIKDDVELNLRDKNGYPVWSGWRKKKV, from the coding sequence ATGAAACGCTCAACATTTAAAACATTATTATTTCTAGTGGTAATAGTGTTAAGTGCAAATACAGATGTTTTTGCACAACAACGAAACACGGGTTGGGGACGCAACTCAAACTACGGAAGATTATTCAATCCAAAAACAGTTAAAACTTTAACAGGCACAGTAGAATCTATTGATAGAGTTTTATATGATGAAAAGATGTCCTATGGCATTCATTTAAAAGTAAAAACCAAATCTGAAACCATTTCTGTGCATTTAGGGCCCGCTTGGTTTGTTGATAATCAAGACATTCAATTTATTAAAGGCGATAAGATTATTATTACAGGTTCAAGAATTATATATAAAAACGCCCCTACAATTATTGTCATGCGTGCTATAAAAGATGATGTAGAACTCAATTTAAGAGATAAAAATGGATATCCGGTATGGAGTGGTTGGCGTAAAAAAAAGGTGTGA
- a CDS encoding TonB-dependent receptor domain-containing protein gives MKILYSVLLCALISAMSFSQEKNDTAKDSTAQKQVKLDEVLITGNVKTDPILTSISYNYAEKVVQPKNVADLFNNINGFSVIKRGNYAIDPSFRASQYEQLNIQYDGGTKAMHACPNRMDPITTHIIPEEIEKIEIIKGPYTVRYGPTFGGVINMVTQKPDYQDRGFHGKASAGYESNGNSFVNMFQLQYIKDKYDIVGNVGYRDFGNYEDGNEIEIPSSFRSTDYGIKLGYNFTENQRLQAHWRQSFGRDVLHAALPMDTDYDNSSILSLDYKISDLGKTIKSLTAKAYYSYVDHLMHNRNRPTFMMTEAASDVNATTIGGKLELNWKPYEKLSVFSGFDVMHIARDGGRTRLVKIMNGNPLPMPMIFNDKVWQDSYVDDFGVFTEAKWSVNNSTIITAGLRYDMVISDIKDPETDFAAMYDLEKRTENNVSGTVSVKTMVSDNFTLEAAYGRGVRSANMIERYINHFTVGQDPYEYIGNPNLDAEANNQFEIGFKGRSNLNTFKYATSFYYASFENYIVAVVDESLNRKYMPMAEPRHPKVFRNLDKAYKTGFEAMAQANFLKGFYLKTELAYVYTKNKDLNEPLPLTAPFNTRLSLGFEKEKYWANMQYNITSKQEHIAESFGETRTNGYQTLDIRLGVKPFNHVTFGVAALNVFDEAYNNHLNFSFTNQAGFGRTPITDPGRNLTAFLQYKF, from the coding sequence ATGAAAATACTTTATAGTGTACTTTTATGTGCACTTATTTCTGCAATGTCGTTTTCTCAAGAAAAAAATGACACTGCCAAAGATTCAACAGCCCAAAAGCAAGTTAAACTTGATGAGGTTTTAATTACAGGAAATGTAAAAACAGATCCTATTTTAACATCTATTTCATATAATTATGCTGAAAAAGTAGTTCAGCCAAAAAACGTAGCCGATTTATTTAACAATATTAATGGCTTTTCTGTTATAAAAAGAGGAAATTATGCCATAGACCCTTCGTTTAGAGCGTCTCAATATGAGCAACTAAATATTCAATACGATGGCGGAACTAAAGCCATGCACGCTTGCCCCAATAGAATGGACCCGATAACTACTCATATTATTCCAGAGGAAATCGAGAAAATTGAAATCATAAAAGGACCATATACGGTGCGTTATGGACCCACTTTTGGAGGCGTTATAAATATGGTCACCCAAAAACCAGATTATCAAGACAGAGGATTTCATGGTAAAGCCTCAGCTGGATACGAAAGCAATGGAAACTCTTTTGTTAATATGTTTCAGTTACAATACATAAAAGATAAATATGATATTGTTGGAAATGTTGGTTATAGAGATTTTGGTAACTATGAAGATGGTAACGAAATAGAAATCCCATCTTCGTTTAGAAGTACAGATTATGGAATAAAATTAGGTTATAACTTTACAGAAAATCAACGTTTACAAGCGCATTGGAGACAATCTTTTGGAAGAGATGTACTGCACGCCGCACTGCCGATGGATACAGATTATGATAACAGTAGTATCTTATCTTTAGATTATAAAATCTCTGATCTGGGGAAAACCATAAAAAGTTTAACTGCAAAAGCTTATTATAGTTATGTCGACCATTTAATGCATAACAGAAACAGACCAACGTTTATGATGACAGAAGCAGCATCGGATGTGAATGCAACAACTATTGGTGGAAAATTAGAATTAAATTGGAAACCTTATGAAAAACTTAGTGTTTTTAGTGGTTTTGATGTGATGCATATTGCTAGAGATGGAGGCAGAACACGATTAGTTAAAATTATGAACGGTAACCCTCTACCAATGCCAATGATTTTTAATGACAAAGTCTGGCAAGACTCTTACGTAGATGATTTTGGGGTATTTACAGAAGCGAAATGGTCTGTAAATAACTCAACTATAATAACTGCTGGTTTACGTTACGATATGGTTATATCTGACATCAAAGATCCTGAAACCGATTTTGCTGCTATGTACGATTTAGAAAAGCGTACAGAAAACAATGTAAGCGGAACCGTTTCTGTTAAAACAATGGTTTCAGATAACTTTACTCTAGAAGCGGCTTATGGTCGTGGTGTGCGTTCTGCAAATATGATAGAGCGCTATATTAACCATTTTACAGTCGGTCAAGATCCTTACGAATATATTGGAAACCCTAATTTAGATGCTGAAGCAAACAATCAATTTGAAATAGGTTTTAAAGGGCGTTCAAACTTAAACACTTTTAAATATGCGACATCTTTTTACTATGCTTCATTTGAAAACTACATTGTAGCTGTTGTGGATGAAAGTTTAAACAGAAAGTATATGCCCATGGCAGAACCACGACACCCTAAAGTTTTTAGGAATTTAGATAAGGCTTATAAAACCGGATTTGAAGCAATGGCTCAAGCTAATTTCTTAAAAGGCTTTTATTTAAAAACAGAATTGGCTTATGTATATACTAAAAATAAGGATTTAAATGAACCCTTGCCACTTACAGCTCCTTTTAACACAAGGCTTTCTCTTGGTTTTGAAAAGGAAAAATACTGGGCTAATATGCAGTATAACATAACAAGTAAACAAGAGCATATTGCTGAAAGTTTTGGAGAAACTAGAACTAACGGTTACCAAACATTGGATATTCGCCTAGGAGTAAAACCATTTAATCATGTAACTTTTGGTGTGGCCGCTTTAAATGTATTTGACGAAGCTTACAACAACCACTTAAACTTTTCTTTTACAAATCAGGCAGGTTTTGGAAGAACACCAATTACAGATCCAGGAAGAAACTTAACGGCATTTCTTCAATATAAATTTTAA